The genomic window GGGCGACCCTGTCCCCCGCCTGGAGCCGCAGCCCCGGAGAGGCCGGGAGCCACTGCCCGGCGCGCTCGACGGCCACGATCGCGGGGCTTTGGGCCTCCTCCAGGGCCAGCTCCAGGTCGCCCAGGGGACGGCCCGCGAAGGGGGACTCCGGGGCGAGGGGCAGCGCGGCCAGGACGTGTTCCGCTTCGGGGGCGCCCTCCCGCCAGGGACGCCGCACGCTCTCCAGCAGCCACTGGGAGCCGAGGGTGGAGCTGCGCCGGGGGATCCGCCTGAGGATCCCCACGCACACCAGGATGCCCGCCGCCAGCGCCAGGGCGGGTCCCCGGGGCAGCAGGGGCTGGACCACCGCGAGGCTCGGGGCGGCCAGGGCCAGGAGCAGGGCGGCCTGCAGCCCGGGGGTGCCGGCGAGCTGGCCCGTCCTGCGGTACAGCGCCCAGCCCAGGAAGACCAGGCCCGCCGCCACCAGCACCCCTGCGGCGAGCGGATGGGCGATTGCCAGGGGGTGGTGCCGGGTCTGGATGGCGCCGATGGCGAGGAGGTTGAAGAGAAGGGCGTCCACGAAGAGGTAGCCGATGGGGGTGCCGGCGGCCCCGCCGGAACCCCTCCCGCGCAGGCCGGTGGTCCAGCCGTGGATACGGGCGAGTGAGCGGTGGACCGGGGCCGGAATGGCACGGTCGAAGAAGCGGGCGATGGCTTCCCCCCGGCGGAAGAAGAAGGGCCCCGCCACGGCCGTCACGAGGGCGACCCCCACCACCACGGGCAGGGCCTGGGGAAACCGCATGCCCGCGGCGGCGCCCACGCCCACCAGGACGAAGGAGAGTTCGCCGGGTTGGGCCAGGGTCAGCCCCACCCGCAGGCCGGAGGGCGCCGGGATGCCCGCCGCGGCCGCCCCGAGGGCGCCGCCGGCGGCGCTGCCCAGGAGCACCACGGCCGAGAGGAGCAGGATGGGGCCGGCCTGGCCCGCCAGGACCCGCGGGTCCATGAGCATGCCCACGGCCACGAAGAAGATGGCGCCGAAAAGGTCCCGCACGGGGAGCACCAGGCGCTCGATGGGGCGCACTCGCCGGCTCCCGGCGGCCAGCATCCCGGCGGCGAAGGCCCCCAAGGCGGGGGAACACCCGAACTTGGCGGCCAGCACGGCGCAGGTGAAGCAGGCCCCCACTGAGGCCACCAGCAGGGTCTCGTCCCGGCCGTGGTCGGCGGCCCAGCGCAGCAGGCGGGGCAGGAGCAGCCCGCCCAGCCCCAGGAGGCCTGCCAGGAAGAGTCCCACCCGGGCCAGGGCCCAGCCCACGCCGCCGGCCGCGGCCGACGAGGTGTCCAGTCCGGCCAGGAGGAGGATGGCGAACAGGTCCTGCACCACCAGCACCGAGAACACCAGGTCCCGGAAGGGGCCCTTGGCGCCGTGCTCCTCGAAGAGCTTGGCGATGATCATGGTGCTCGACACCGCCAGGGCCGCGGCCATGAGGGTGCTCTCCCGCGGGCCCCAGCCCAGTCCGCGCCCGGCCAGGTAGCCCAGCCAGGTGGTGAGGCCCACCTGGACCACCCCCAGGAACACCGCGGGGACCCCCTCCCGGGCCAGCTTGCGGAAATCGAATTCCAGCCCCACGGAGAACATCAGCAGGATCACGCCCAGCTCGGCCAGGGTCTGGACGTTCTGGAGATGGGCCACCAGGGGCACCGGCACGTGGGGCCCCACGATGAGGCCCGCGAGGAGGTAGCCCAGCACCGCGGGCTGGCGCAGCCGGCGGAACAGCAGGGTGGTCAGCGCCGCCACGCCCAGGACGGTGGCGAGATCAACGATCAGCAGGTGCGAATTGGACTCCATGGCCTTGAGATGCGTCCAGGGCCGGGTACGTTTCAGGCCCCCCGGGAAACCTTCACCAGGGCGTCCAGGGCCTCATGGCTGCCCATGGCCAGCAGCACGTCCCCGGCCTCGAACACCTCGGCGCCGGTGGGGTTGAAGCGCAGGCCCTCCATGGGCCGGTTGATGCCCACGATCAGGGCCCCGGTGCGGTCCCGCAGCCGGACTTCGCGCATGCTCTTTCCCACCAGGAAGGACTCGGGCCGCACGAGGATGTGCTCGATGGCCATCTCCATCTGCTTCTTGTCGAGGATGACGTCCACGTAGTTCAGGAGGTCCGGCGTCAGCAGGAGCGAGGCCATGCGCCGGCCGCCGATCTCGTAGGGGCTGACGATGTGGTCGGCGCCGGCGGCCTTGAGCTTGTTCTCGGTGCCCAGCTTGGTGGAGCGGGCCACGATGGAGAGCGCCGGATTCATCTGCCGGGCCGTGAGGGTCACCAGCACGTTGTCGGCGTCGGTCTGGAGGGTGGTGATCAGGCCCTTGGCCCGGGCGATGCCGGCCCGCTCCAGCATCGCCTCGTCCATGGCGTTGCCCACCAGGAACAGCTCGCCCTCGAACCGGGCGTTGTGGCTCTTGCTCTCGTCCTTCTCGATGAGGACGAAGGGCACGCCCACCTGCTTGAGCTCCCAGGCGGCCTGGAACCCCGTCTTGCCGAACCCGCACACGATGATGTGGTCCTTGAGGGCGTTGAGGCGTTTCTGCATGCGTCGCTCCAGGAAGTAGCCCTTGAGGTCCCCCTCCAGCAGGAGGGCCAGGAGATTGGAAAAGGCCATGCCCACCACCACGATGCCGGTGATGATGTAGGCCATCGTGAAGATCTTGAGGCCCGGGCTGGCCGGGTGCGAGTCCCGGAAGCCCACCAGGGTGGTGACGGCGTAGTAGAACCCGTCCAGCCACCTCGCATGGTCCAGGACCCGGAAGCCCACGGCCCCGGCCACGGCCACGATGGTGAGGAGCCACAGGGACTGCGCCAGGCGCCGGATGGGCGGGAGCTCCTTCATCGGAGCCCTAGCCCCATCCGCCCTGGGCGAAGCGCTGGAGCTTCCCGTCGGCGTCCCGCACGGCCAGGGCCCTCGCCACGAACCGGCCCACGGGGTCGGCCTCGAGGTTGACCTCGGCGCCCGCGGCCATCCCCTCCAGGCGCGTGCGGCGCACGGTCTCGGGAATCAGGGCCACGGTGAACCAGTCCGAGCCGCAGTCCACCACGGTCAGCGACAGCCCGTCCACGGCGATCGAGCCCTTGGGCGCGGTCATGGGGGCCAGGTCCGCGGGCATGGAGAAGCGCCACAGCCCCTCCCCCCGGGTGCGCTCCAGGAGCCGCCCCACGCCGTCCACGTGGCCCGCGACCAGGTGCCCGTCCAGGGGGTCCCCCACGCGCAGGCTGGGCTCCAGGTGCAGCAGGTCCCCCGGCGCCAGACGCCCCAGGGTGGTCTTGAGGAGGGTCTCGTCGGAGAGGTCGGCCTGCCAGGTGCGCAGGTCCCGGCTCACGGCCGTGAGGCAGGCGCCGTTGGTGCAGATGCTGGCGCCCTCCTCGGCCCTCTCCAGGAGCTCGGGGGGCGCGGCGATGACGAGGCGGGCCCCCCCGGCGCGGGGCTGGCGGGCTTGAAGGGTTCCGAGATGGCGTACGAGACCGGTGAACATGACTAGGCTTCCTCGGCTCCAGTGTGCAGCACGCTGTTGCGCTGGCCATAGGCAAAATAGATCACGAGGCCGATGGCGAGCCAGACCACGAACCGGACCCAGGTCACCCAGGGCAGGCCCCAGGCGACCCACACGCAGGCCAGGATGCCCGCCGGGGCCAGAACGAAGATCCAGGGCATGCGGAAGCGCCGCGGGGCCTCGGGCCGGCGCAGGCGCAGGATCATGACCGCCCCGCACACGATGGAGAACGCGAACAGCGTGCCGATGTTGGTGAGCTCGACCACCTCGTCGATGTTGAGCAGGGCCGCGGGAACGGCCACCAGGACCCCGGTGAGGAAGGTGGCGTTGGAGGGGGTGCGGTGCCTGGGACTGAGCTTGCCGAACCAGGGGCCCAGGAGCCCGTCCCGGCTCATGGCCATGAAGATGCGGGGCTGGCCCACCTGGTACACCAGGAGCGCCGCGGTGGTGGCGATGACCGCCCCGAAGGAGATCACCCCGGCCACGCCGGCCATGTGGTTCTGGGTGAAGATGTAGGCCAGCGGGTCGGCCTTGCCGGCCAGCTGGGTGTACTTCAGCATGCCCGTGACCACCAGGGCCACCAGG from Geothrix sp. 21YS21S-2 includes these protein-coding regions:
- a CDS encoding cation:proton antiporter — translated: MESNSHLLIVDLATVLGVAALTTLLFRRLRQPAVLGYLLAGLIVGPHVPVPLVAHLQNVQTLAELGVILLMFSVGLEFDFRKLAREGVPAVFLGVVQVGLTTWLGYLAGRGLGWGPRESTLMAAALAVSSTMIIAKLFEEHGAKGPFRDLVFSVLVVQDLFAILLLAGLDTSSAAAGGVGWALARVGLFLAGLLGLGGLLLPRLLRWAADHGRDETLLVASVGACFTCAVLAAKFGCSPALGAFAAGMLAAGSRRVRPIERLVLPVRDLFGAIFFVAVGMLMDPRVLAGQAGPILLLSAVVLLGSAAGGALGAAAAGIPAPSGLRVGLTLAQPGELSFVLVGVGAAAGMRFPQALPVVVGVALVTAVAGPFFFRRGEAIARFFDRAIPAPVHRSLARIHGWTTGLRGRGSGGAAGTPIGYLFVDALLFNLLAIGAIQTRHHPLAIAHPLAAGVLVAAGLVFLGWALYRRTGQLAGTPGLQAALLLALAAPSLAVVQPLLPRGPALALAAGILVCVGILRRIPRRSSTLGSQWLLESVRRPWREGAPEAEHVLAALPLAPESPFAGRPLGDLELALEEAQSPAIVAVERAGQWLPASPGLRLQAGDRVALNGTPSALGAAEGLLRG
- a CDS encoding riboflavin synthase, giving the protein MFTGLVRHLGTLQARQPRAGGARLVIAAPPELLERAEEGASICTNGACLTAVSRDLRTWQADLSDETLLKTTLGRLAPGDLLHLEPSLRVGDPLDGHLVAGHVDGVGRLLERTRGEGLWRFSMPADLAPMTAPKGSIAVDGLSLTVVDCGSDWFTVALIPETVRRTRLEGMAAGAEVNLEADPVGRFVARALAVRDADGKLQRFAQGGWG
- a CDS encoding TrkA family potassium uptake protein; the encoded protein is MKELPPIRRLAQSLWLLTIVAVAGAVGFRVLDHARWLDGFYYAVTTLVGFRDSHPASPGLKIFTMAYIITGIVVVGMAFSNLLALLLEGDLKGYFLERRMQKRLNALKDHIIVCGFGKTGFQAAWELKQVGVPFVLIEKDESKSHNARFEGELFLVGNAMDEAMLERAGIARAKGLITTLQTDADNVLVTLTARQMNPALSIVARSTKLGTENKLKAAGADHIVSPYEIGGRRMASLLLTPDLLNYVDVILDKKQMEMAIEHILVRPESFLVGKSMREVRLRDRTGALIVGINRPMEGLRFNPTGAEVFEAGDVLLAMGSHEALDALVKVSRGA